Proteins encoded in a region of the Flavobacterium sp. MDT1-60 genome:
- a CDS encoding GIY-YIG nuclease family protein yields the protein MYMEEFVVYILYSERFNKNYTGFTSNLIERFKSQNYLGTKGFTLKFRPWTVIHVEFFHSKSEGMKREKLNLHF from the coding sequence ATGTATATGGAAGAATTTGTCGTCTATATTCTTTATTCTGAAAGATTTAATAAAAACTATACTGGTTTTACTTCTAATTTAATCGAAAGATTTAAGTCTCAGAATTATCTTGGAACAAAAGGATTTACTTTAAAATTTAGACCCTGGACTGTAATTCATGTCGAATTTTTCCATTCCAAATCTGAAGGAATGAAAAGGGAGAAATTAAACCTACACTTCTAG
- a CDS encoding DUF763 domain-containing protein, with protein MKRSGTADLPLHYGHVPLWLAERMSKLGFAIVETIAMEFSTSEVISKLSNPFWFQSFGAVMGMDWHSSGITTSVLGALKKSVNPHSKELGIYICGGKGKHSMLTPQELLFVGEKTGLDGNNLANCSRLTAKVDNTAIQDGFQLYQHNFIVDNKGQWAVIQQGMNPNSKTARRYHWHSQDLKSFINEPHTFIYGENQGVILNLTAQAATKSREGILELSKESPTKIMKEMQHLSMPRHHDVRMEDVNMKRLGAMLWTTHENKPEDFQELLLLKGMGPRALQSLALVSEIIYGTPTRFEDPARFSFAHGGKDGHPFPVPVKIYDETIDTLQRAINCAKIGNSDKIQAIQKLSEISRKAEESFTPNSNFDALVQRERDESYKYGGKTIFGDAKPPKTKPSNPNNQLELF; from the coding sequence ATGAAACGTTCCGGTACAGCAGATCTTCCATTACATTATGGACATGTTCCATTATGGCTTGCCGAACGTATGTCTAAACTTGGTTTTGCAATTGTAGAAACGATTGCTATGGAATTTTCTACTTCCGAAGTTATTAGCAAATTAAGTAATCCTTTTTGGTTTCAAAGTTTTGGCGCTGTGATGGGAATGGACTGGCATTCCTCCGGAATTACAACTTCCGTACTTGGAGCTTTAAAGAAGTCCGTTAATCCTCATTCCAAAGAACTCGGAATATATATCTGCGGTGGCAAAGGCAAACATTCCATGTTAACACCACAGGAACTTTTATTTGTTGGCGAAAAAACAGGTCTTGACGGAAATAATCTTGCGAATTGCAGCAGACTTACTGCAAAAGTTGACAATACAGCTATTCAGGATGGCTTTCAATTATACCAACATAATTTTATTGTTGACAATAAAGGACAATGGGCCGTTATTCAACAAGGAATGAATCCCAATTCAAAAACGGCAAGAAGATATCATTGGCATTCCCAAGATTTAAAGTCTTTCATAAATGAGCCGCATACTTTTATTTATGGCGAAAATCAGGGTGTCATTTTAAACCTTACGGCGCAGGCGGCCACAAAATCCAGAGAGGGTATTTTAGAATTATCGAAAGAGTCTCCAACAAAAATCATGAAAGAAATGCAGCATCTTTCTATGCCCAGGCATCATGATGTAAGAATGGAAGATGTGAATATGAAAAGACTCGGCGCAATGCTCTGGACAACCCATGAAAATAAGCCCGAAGATTTTCAGGAACTATTGCTTTTAAAAGGAATGGGACCAAGAGCTTTACAATCATTAGCGTTGGTTAGCGAAATAATATACGGTACTCCTACCCGATTTGAAGATCCTGCCCGTTTTTCTTTTGCTCATGGTGGAAAAGACGGTCATCCATTTCCTGTTCCGGTAAAAATCTATGATGAAACAATTGATACATTGCAAAGAGCCATTAATTGTGCTAAAATTGGCAATAGTGATAAGATACAGGCTATTCAAAAATTATCCGAAATCTCAAGAAAGGCCGAAGAAAGTTTTACACCCAATTCTAACTTTGATGCATTGGTTCAAAGAGAAAGAGATGAATCATATAAATATGGAGGAAAAACTATTTTTGGAGATGCCAAACCTCCTAAAACTAAACCTTCAAATCCAAATAATCAACTGGAATTATTTTAA